GAGCACTGCTGTCTATGCGACATTCCAAGGACTTCTCGTCTTGGCGCTGCTCGGTGCAGTTTGCTTCATCGTGTTCATGTCAGTGCACTTGATCGGCTCCGACGAAATCGGTCTGGTCAACAAGCGCTTCTCGTTCAAGAAGCTCCCGGGCGACAACCCGATAGCCTTCCGCGGCGAGGCGGGCTACCAAGCGGCCCTCCTCATGCCCGGATGGCGGTGGAAGATCTGGCCGATCTTCTCCGTTGAAGTCCATCCCTGGGTTCAGGTCCCCGCCGGACAGATCGGTCTGGTCATCGCCCAGGTGGGTACGCCGTTGCCGATCGGCGCGAAGTCCGCCGTCTACAAGCGGGAGTTCGGCAACTTCGTCGATCTCCCGGCCTTCGTGGATCGTGGCGGGCAGAAGGGGGTCCAACGGCAGGTGCTCCCGCCAGGTACGTTGGCGCCGATCCATCCCGTGGCCTTCCTCGTCCTGACTGCTGAGGGAGCCTTCGGTGTGCCCTTGGATGAGTCGGTACGGGAGAATCCAGCCGCCGGGCTGATGAAGGCGTACGGCCTGACCCCCGACCAGCTGAAAGTAGTGAGGATCCAACCTCGGGTCGAAGAGAGTCGGGTGCTTGACGTGGTTGGAGTGGTTACGACCTACGAAGGCGACCCGCTCCCCAAGGGTGACATCGCGTGCCGCTTGGACGGCTTCGACGATATCAAGAACTACGAGAGCGATCGGGCTGAGGGTTACAGTCCCTCCGAAGCGATCGAGATGGTGCTCGGGAGCAAGAACCAACTCCACAACAACTACCAGGACTTCCAGACCTTCCTCGACAAGGGCGGCAAGATCGGCCTGCAGCATGACCCGCTGTTGTACGGAGCGTACAACCTCAATCCCGTGCTGGTTCGCGTGGAGCTCGTCCCGATGCTGGTCGTCCAGCAAGGTCAGGTCGCGGTCGTCAAGTCCTACGTCGGGCTCCCGACACAAGACGTGTCGGGGCTGGACTTCAAGTTCGGCAGCTTGGTCCGCCCCGGACACCGGGGGATCTGGCAGGAGCCGCTACGCACCGGCAAGTACCCGTTGAACCCGCGCATTTACCAAGCCGAGATCGTCCCCACGTCGATCTTGACCCTCAACTGGGCCGCCGCCACGTCCCAAGCTCACCAGCTGGACAAAGGCCTCAGCCAGATCGAGGCGAAGTCCCGGGAAGGTTTCGTCTTCATGATCGATCTCCAGGTGCAGATCCACGTACCGGATACGTTGGCGCCGCAGGTCATCTCGATTGTCGGGACGATGCTCAACCTGGTCAACGAGGTGCTCCAGGCCGCGGTCGGGAACCACTTCCGAGACAAGCTCCAGTCGATGGCGGCTATCACCTTCATCCAGACCCGCCAGCAGGTCCAGGAGGAAGCCATGGAGCACATCAAGACGAAGCTGGCCGAGTACCGGGTCGAGGTCCGAGGCGTCTACATCCAGGACGTAATCCTCCCCGAGCAGCTCGTGCGGGTCCTGACCGATCGCGAAGTGGCCAACCAACAGGTCGAGACCCTGAAGATGCAAGAGTCGGCCAACAAGCAGCGGATCGAGACCGAGAAGGCTGCGGGGTTGGGCGACGCGCAGCGGGAGCTCGCCAAGTCCGAGGTCGGCGTCAAGATCAAGGAGAACAATGCTCTGGCTCGGAAGGCCGAAGCCGACGGCGAGGCGACCTACACGGAGAAGACCGGTGCTGCGCGTGGGGCCGAGGTGCGAGCGGTCGGGCTGGCCCGTGCCGAGGCGTACGACCGTCAGGTGCAAGCCTTAGGACCCACGGCAACGGCCTTGGTCAACGTCATTGACGCGCTCTCCCGAATCAACCAGCCGATCGTCCCGGAGGTCCTGGTCAACGGGGGTAACACGTTCGACGCCCTGGCCGGCACGCTCGTAAGGAACTTCCTCAAGGCGCAGACGCCCACAGGTGGGGAGGTGAGCCCGAGCAAAGACACGCTTTCGGATCGTAGCAAATGATGTCACCTCATCCGCGTCGCCCCGCCTGCGAGCTTCGCCACGGCGCGGCGGTGCTCCTCCCTCGACGACGCTCGCGAGGACCGCGGTGCTCGCGCCCGCAGGTAGAAATACTTCATCGCTGGTGCGCCCTATCAGAATCCTGATCCGCCCCATTTCCGACCTACGCAACAAGACGCCGGAGATCGAAAGAATCTGCCGCAAGTCGGGAGAGCCGGTCTTCATCACCAAGAACGGCGAGAACTACCTTGTCGTCCTGAGCGCGGCGGCCTACGAACGTGACCAGGCCAGGCTCAAACTCTATGAGCTGCTGGCAGCCGCCGAGAGCGACGTTCGCAAGGGGGATCGCGGCGGTTCCCCTGAAGACGCTCGCCGCCGTGCTTCGCAAGGCGCGCGAGTGAAGCGCCCAGTTCGGGTTCTTCGCCTGGCCCAGCTCGATCTGCTCGAGATACAGGCTTACCTGCGTCGCCGATGACTGCGACCACCCGGCTGATCAACCAGCTCGTGGCAACTCGAGCGTCTCGCGACACTTCCCTTACGAGCGCCCCAGGGATGAGGGTCTTCGCAAGGTCGGCTACCGCTACGTCGTCCGCGGCGAGTATCTGATCTTCTACAAGGTGTTGCGCTCCTACGTCCGGGTCTACCGCGTTCTCCATGGTCGTCGCATGCACCGGGATCTCCTCTGAAATACACGGCAACTACCCCGTAAACGTATCGGCCCCCGCCCGTTCGGGGGCACCAGGGCCGTCCCCAAGGGAGCTGTGCGGCAGCCCGCCGGGCCCGGTCGCCGTCGAGCTTGGCGGCCGATGGCGGCGGGCTCTATGCTGCCGCCCATGGCGCGCGCGACGACTCGCTGTGGGTGGTGCGGGACGGACCCCCTCTACGTCAGCTACCACGACGAGGAGTGGGGTGTCCCAGTCGACGACGACCAGAAGCTGTTCGAGTTCTTGATCCTCGAAGGTGCCCAGGCCGGCCTCAGCTGGATCACGATCCTCAGGAAACGCGAAGCCTACCGCCAGGCCTTTGCGGGCTTCGATGCCGAGCGCGTCGCGCGCTTCAACGCCCGCAAGGTGGAGCAGCTCCTCGGAAACCCCGGCATCGTTCGAAACCGGCTCAAGGTCGAATCAGCGGTCAAGAACGCCCGCGCCTTCAGGCGCGTGCAGGACGAGTTCGGGAGTTTCGCCGTCTACCAGTGGCGTTTCGTCGATGGGCGGCCGCGACAGAATCGCCCCCGAGCGCTCAAGGACATCCCGGCGAAGACGGACGAATCCGACGCCCTCAGCAAGGACCTGAAACGGCGCGGCTTCGCATTCGTCGGCTCCACGATCATCTACGCGCACATGCAGGCCGTCGGCATGGTCAACGACCACGTCGTCGACTGCTTCCGCCGACGCGAGGTGGCAAGGATGGCCGCTACCCGAGCATGATCATCCCGCCCTCGGGAACGTCGGAAACGCTTCAGGTCTTCTTCGGCTGACGCGCCAGCAGGGCGCGGAGCGTGGGGAGGGCAGCCCGGTCCCTCGGGCGATTCGCCGACTCCTTCGAGCGAATGATATCCGCGAGCGCGGCGACGGGGACCACCAGACCGCCGAGATCGTACTGGACGATGTTGGGCTTCAGGTCGTCATAGCCGGCGGTCCCGGCTGGCATGAACGCAACGTCGAGATCGCCGAACTTCGTCGTCAGATTGACGAGCTCCACGTTGTGAAAGAAGGATGCGTCACAGGCGAACGGCAACCCCGCGGCCGCGTCGGGACTGCGGATCTTAGCGTCCATCGTCCGCAACGCGGCGGCGAGCCGCGTGAGGTTCTCCGAGAGGCGCGACGGGCAGATGTCGGCGTCACCGGTACGGAGCGGCGAACCGTGCAGCGTCGCTGCGAGTCCCCCGATCAGCGCGTATTGTACGCCGTGATCCGCAAGGACCCGAAGCATCGCGTCGGGATCGAAACGCGCCAATCAAGACCCCCCCGGAATCCGTCGGGCTCGGTACGCGCGCTCCTCGAACGCGAGCATGTCGAGGAGGTAGTCGAGACGCTCCCGCGGAGTCCAGGCGAGCCGCTCGACGATCTGGTCGATTTCGACGTCCTCGAAGCCGTCAGCGCCGGCAAGTTCGTCGACCATCGCGACCAACCATATCA
The DNA window shown above is from Deltaproteobacteria bacterium and carries:
- a CDS encoding type II toxin-antitoxin system Phd/YefM family antitoxin encodes the protein MLIRPISDLRNKTPEIERICRKSGEPVFITKNGENYLVVLSAAAYERDQARLKLYELLAAAESDVRKGDRGGSPEDARRRASQGARVKRPVRVLRLAQLDLLEIQAYLRRR
- a CDS encoding DNA-3-methyladenine glycosylase I, producing the protein MARATTRCGWCGTDPLYVSYHDEEWGVPVDDDQKLFEFLILEGAQAGLSWITILRKREAYRQAFAGFDAERVARFNARKVEQLLGNPGIVRNRLKVESAVKNARAFRRVQDEFGSFAVYQWRFVDGRPRQNRPRALKDIPAKTDESDALSKDLKRRGFAFVGSTIIYAHMQAVGMVNDHVVDCFRRREVARMAATRA